The window AAATGCTCGCTGAAAATGGTGTAATGGTATCCGCTGAAACGATGCTCAATAAAAAAACATTGCCTTATTTAGACCATATCCACCGCCAAATTGTGGAGGAAATGAAGTGTGCAAGACATGAAATACACCCGATGTACCCTTCCGATTTCGCTTCTGCACTTAGCTCGCTATCCCTAAATGAAACACGTGAAGCGATTCATCATATACTGGATGTTCGCGATGAAAATACGTGGATGTTATTTGGGACACTGCCATTCTACCCATGTAGTTCAAATGAGGAAGATCAAAAGTTATTAACGCGTCTTCGTGAAGCGAAAAACGTCACATTGCGCAATGATCCTGATGGACGCTCGCGTTTAAATATAAATATTTTTACAGGCGATGTGATCGTCACTGATTTTGGCGATACGCCTGCGCTTGGCAATATTCAAACCGATTCCCTACCAGCCGTTTTTGATAAATGGCTCACTACAGACCTTGCGAAAAGCTTGAATTGCCACTGTCCCGCTGTGAAGTGCTTAGGTCCAAATGTGTTAGTGAAAAATATGTATTATGAAAATGAAGCCTTTATTAGTGGTTCCGCCAAATAGATGAATGAAACAAAGCCGTCAGTAAGGAGATTATCCTGTACTGGCGGCTTTTATTTTTCATGAGAACGCTGCGTCGTGCGGCAACGACTGAGTGACCAACATCGTGTTGGCCCATACCCCCGGTGGATGTCACAGATTTATAGAGGAATTTTTCGTGCTTGCTCGAAAAAAATCTAAAATCAATTACGCCAAGCCGTAATTGATTTCAGTCGGCAATTCTGGCAGGTCGGACTTGACATCCGATTCCGTTAAGCTAAGACCGATTAATTTATATTTAGATTCAAATTCAAACTGAGTCATTAAGTCGTCTGGTTCTGGAATTGTGGAGCGCTTATACAATGCTTCATGCGTTAAATCTACCGCGCAAATGCAATCAATTGTATTGCGAATATGCTGTTTTTCCTGCTCGGAAAGTGGCAATTGCTCCCCTTCTATATAAGGTAATACCGCCTCTCGTAAAAAACCTTGTGCTTCCACAATACAATTAAATTCAGCTAACTTATCGACATAGGACTTTAATGAAACTCGTTCATTTTTTCGTTGAATATTTAAATCACTTAACTGTGTAATAATCGATTTTAATCGTTTGGCAGCAAGGTCATTTAATCGATTTTGCACCGCATATAAATTCTCGCAAACATATACCTCATATTTTTGAATCGCTTCTAATTTTTCAGTACATTGTTGTTGCATTTTATTAAGTGTCGCGATGCGTT is drawn from Solibacillus sp. R5-41 and contains these coding sequences:
- the yfkAB gene encoding radical SAM/CxCxxxxC motif protein YfkAB — its product is MTTLTKITPSYDPWEAYLDIEKHGQMTLSNIEFTTTNLCNMRCAHCAVGYTLQTKDPDALPIELILKRLDEIPHLQTLSITGGEPMMSKKSIQNYVLPLLKYAHERGVRTQMNSNLTIEGTRYLEIAPYLDVLHISHNWGTIEEFVETGFAMMDRKPTVEQRAALFQRMIDNSKMLAENGVMVSAETMLNKKTLPYLDHIHRQIVEEMKCARHEIHPMYPSDFASALSSLSLNETREAIHHILDVRDENTWMLFGTLPFYPCSSNEEDQKLLTRLREAKNVTLRNDPDGRSRLNINIFTGDVIVTDFGDTPALGNIQTDSLPAVFDKWLTTDLAKSLNCHCPAVKCLGPNVLVKNMYYENEAFISGSAK